Proteins encoded in a region of the Candidatus Cloacimonadota bacterium genome:
- a CDS encoding FHA domain-containing protein, with protein sequence MICIACKKFIENDCVFCPFCGAQQHRQSKPSNVISIGRDPSNDIVIQESSMSRKHAQVTLENNEMVIEDLGSLNGVYVNGYKVHIQRIKQTDRISLGTSMMLPYSRIREAFSRKGFSQNIVLSPQRTVASDQPQRVDSNQYRRHESPDAVRSDEIITYAQWIGNLLILAIPLVNIIALIAWASNSEQPSKANWAKALILIWCIALLLVVIIRGIANY encoded by the coding sequence ATGATTTGCATAGCTTGTAAGAAATTCATTGAGAACGACTGTGTGTTTTGTCCCTTTTGTGGAGCACAACAGCATCGACAAAGTAAACCGTCAAACGTAATCAGTATTGGCAGGGATCCATCCAATGACATTGTTATACAGGAATCCAGCATGTCTCGCAAACATGCCCAAGTAACTCTCGAAAACAATGAGATGGTCATCGAGGATCTTGGCTCACTAAATGGAGTATATGTTAATGGCTACAAAGTGCATATCCAACGGATTAAGCAAACGGATAGGATTTCTTTGGGAACCAGCATGATGCTTCCTTATTCACGGATCCGAGAGGCTTTTTCCCGCAAGGGTTTTTCTCAAAACATTGTGCTGTCTCCTCAAAGAACAGTGGCTTCCGATCAGCCACAGAGAGTTGATAGCAATCAATACCGCAGACACGAAAGTCCGGATGCCGTGAGAAGCGATGAGATAATAACATATGCTCAATGGATCGGGAACTTACTAATTTTGGCAATCCCTTTAGTAAACATTATTGCACTGATTGCTTGGGCATCGAACAGTGAGCAACCCAGCAAGGCAAACTGGGCGAAAGCATTGATCTTGATATGGTGCATAGCCTTATTATTGGTCGTAATCATCAGAGGCATTGCAAATTATTAA